In Heptranchias perlo isolate sHepPer1 chromosome 38, sHepPer1.hap1, whole genome shotgun sequence, a single window of DNA contains:
- the senp8 gene encoding sentrin-specific protease 8 isoform X2 produces the protein MDPVLLSYHDSLIRRSDLSLLNPPNWLNDNIIGFAFEYFATEQYKELSDEACFISPEVTQFIKCTASQEELAIFLEPLALAQKNLVFLAVNDNSVQAAGGSHWSLLFYSRDKNCFSHYDSCSNMNASHARQITAKLQRFLGTKSEVPFVEESAPVQKNSYDCGMYVMCNTEALCEQYLRGDQRPLLLVVTPAYITQKRASWKKLIEQLSKK, from the coding sequence ATGGACCCAGTGTTACTGAGCTACCATGACAGTCTAATACGCCGTTCTGACCTCTCACTCCTCAACCCACCCAACTGGCTCAATGACAATATCATAGGGTTTGCCTTTGAGTACTTTGCCACTGAGCAGTACAAGGAGCTGTCGGACGAAGCCTGTTTCATCAGCCCCGAAGTTACTCAATTTATTAAGTGCACGGCCAGCCAGGAGGAGCTGGCCATCTTCCTGGAACCACTAGCACTGGCCCAGAAGAACTTGGTCTTCCTGGCAGTCAATGACAATTCGGTGCAGGCGGCCGGAGGATCTCATTGGAGCCTGCTGTTCTACAGCAGAGACAAGAACTGCTTCAGTCACTACGATTCCTGCAGCAATATGAATGCAAGCCATGCTCGGCAGATAACCGCAAAGCTCCAACGTTTCCTGGGAACCAAATCCGAAGTGCCTTTCGTCGAGGAGTCAGCGCCAGTCCAGAAGAACAGCTACGATTGCGGGATGTACGTGATGTGCAACACAGAGGCTTTATGCGAGCAGTACCTCAGGGGGGACCAGAGGCCGCTGCTGCTGGTCGTCACCCCAGCCTACATCACCCAGAAGAGAGCCAGCTGGAAAAAACTGATCGAACAGTTGTCGAAGAAATGA
- the senp8 gene encoding sentrin-specific protease 8 isoform X1, with translation MLISCQSCRNDRNSMDPVLLSYHDSLIRRSDLSLLNPPNWLNDNIIGFAFEYFATEQYKELSDEACFISPEVTQFIKCTASQEELAIFLEPLALAQKNLVFLAVNDNSVQAAGGSHWSLLFYSRDKNCFSHYDSCSNMNASHARQITAKLQRFLGTKSEVPFVEESAPVQKNSYDCGMYVMCNTEALCEQYLRGDQRPLLLVVTPAYITQKRASWKKLIEQLSKK, from the exons ATGCTAATTAGCTGTCAATCATGCCGCAATGATAG GAACAGCATGGACCCAGTGTTACTGAGCTACCATGACAGTCTAATACGCCGTTCTGACCTCTCACTCCTCAACCCACCCAACTGGCTCAATGACAATATCATAGGGTTTGCCTTTGAGTACTTTGCCACTGAGCAGTACAAGGAGCTGTCGGACGAAGCCTGTTTCATCAGCCCCGAAGTTACTCAATTTATTAAGTGCACGGCCAGCCAGGAGGAGCTGGCCATCTTCCTGGAACCACTAGCACTGGCCCAGAAGAACTTGGTCTTCCTGGCAGTCAATGACAATTCGGTGCAGGCGGCCGGAGGATCTCATTGGAGCCTGCTGTTCTACAGCAGAGACAAGAACTGCTTCAGTCACTACGATTCCTGCAGCAATATGAATGCAAGCCATGCTCGGCAGATAACCGCAAAGCTCCAACGTTTCCTGGGAACCAAATCCGAAGTGCCTTTCGTCGAGGAGTCAGCGCCAGTCCAGAAGAACAGCTACGATTGCGGGATGTACGTGATGTGCAACACAGAGGCTTTATGCGAGCAGTACCTCAGGGGGGACCAGAGGCCGCTGCTGCTGGTCGTCACCCCAGCCTACATCACCCAGAAGAGAGCCAGCTGGAAAAAACTGATCGAACAGTTGTCGAAGAAATGA